From Peromyscus maniculatus bairdii isolate BWxNUB_F1_BW_parent chromosome 19, HU_Pman_BW_mat_3.1, whole genome shotgun sequence, the proteins below share one genomic window:
- the Pcdhb1 gene encoding protocadherin beta-1 isoform X2: protein MMAAARRKPWQNRQVGSLLFFWCVSVGGAATIRYSVAEEMESGSFVANVAKDLGLEVGKLAERGARLVAEGNKLHFRLHRKTGDLFVKEKLDREALCGKADPCVLHFEIVLAEPLQSFRVEVRVFDINDNAPVFLNKEPLLKIPESTPLGSRFPLQSAQDLDVGLNGLQNYTLSANAYFHLHTRFRSHGPKYAELVLDNPLDREEQPEVNLTITAVDGGSPPKSGTANIRVVVLDVNDHVPQFSRLVYRAQVPENSDNGSLVVVVTATDLDEGTNKQITYSLAENPEAVLQTFLVDSQTGEVRLRGPLDFETIETYDIDIQATDGGGLSAHSKVLVEVVDVNDNPPEVTVSSVSSPLPEDSPLQTVVALFTIRDRDVRVGGKITCFLREDLPFVVKHTFRNSYSLVTDRSLDREDVSSYNITLVAMDTGPPNLSTETVIEVLISDINDNPPVFQEDSYILTVRENNSPAIFIGKVHAEDLDVGENAQVTYSLLPPKSGDLSVFAYISINSDNGKLYALRTMDYEAIQDFQFVVKATDGGFLSLSSQATVRVVVLDDNDNRPMILYPLQNGSLPCNDLVPRSAEAGYLVTKVVAVDGDSGQNSWLSYHLLKATDLGLFSVQRQNGEIRTLRQISERDPMMQKLIILVQDHGQPALSTTASLNILLVDGFSEPYLQFQDPSKHSRKNPGPPLQ, encoded by the coding sequence GAcctggggctggaggtggggaAGCTGGCCGAGCGCGGGGCGCGGCTGGTTGCCGAGGGCAACAAGTTGCATTTCCGGCTCCACCGCAAGACCGGAGATTTGTTCGTCAAGGAGAAACTGGATCGCGAGGCACTCTGTGGCAAAGCTGACCCATGCGTGCTGCACTTTGAAATTGTTCTGGCAGAGCCTCTGCAGTCCTTccgtgtggaagtcagagtatTTGATATCAATGACAATGCCCCAGTTTTTCTAAACAAGGAGCCTCTTTTAAAGATTCCCGAGAGCACCCCTTTGGGTTCACGCTTTCCACTGCAGAGCGCCCAGGATCTAGACGTGGGACTCAATGGTCTCCAAAACTACACCCTGAGTGCAAACGCCTATTTCCACCTGCACACACGCTTCCGAAGCCATGGGCCCAAATATGCGGAACTTGTGCTGGATAATCCCCTGGATAGAGAGGAGCAGCCTGAAGTCAACTTGACCATTACAGCAGTGGATGGCGGGTCCCCTCCTAAGTCTGGCACTGCCAACATTCGAGTGGTTGTCCTGGACGTCAACGACCACGTGCCCCAGTTCTCTCGTCTGGTGTACCGCGCTCAGGTGCCAGAGAACAGCGACAACGGCTctttagtggtggtggtgactgCCACGGACCTGGATGAGGGCACCAACAAGCAGATAACTTACTCTTTAGCTGAAAATCCGGAAGCAGTTCTCCAGACATTTCTTGTCGACTCGCAAACTGGAGAGGTACGACTCCGAGGGCCCCTAGATTTTGAAACCATAGAAACATATGACATTGACATTCAAGCTACAGATGGAGGGGGCCTTTCTGCCCACAGCAAAGTCTTGGTGGAAGTGGTGGATGTAAATGACAATCCTCCAGAAGTGACAGTCTCCTCAGTGTCTAGCCCTCTTCCTGAGGACTCTCCGCTCCAGACTGTAGTGGCCCTCTTCACTATCCGAGATCGGGATGTGCGAGTTGGAGGAAAAATCACCTGCTTCCTCAGAGAAGACTTGCCCTTTGTAGTCAAACACACATTCCGGAATTCTTACTCGCTGGTCACTGACAGAAGCTTGGATAGGGAGGATGTCTCTAGCTATAACATCACCCTCGTTGCTATGGATACTGGACCACCCAACCTGTCCACAGAGACTGTGATTGAAGTGCTAATATCAGACATAAATGACAATCCTCCGGTCTTTCAGGAGGACTCCTACATCTTGACTGTTCGTGAAAACAACAGCCCTGCCATTTTTATTGGCAAAGTCCACGCTGAGGACCTAGACGTGGGTGAAAATGCCCAGGTAACATATTCCTTGCTGCCTCCAAAGAGTGGAGATCTGTCAGTCTTTGCTTACATCTCCATAAATTCAGACAACGGAAAGCTCTACGCACTAAGAACCATGGATTATGAGGCCATCCAAGATTTTCAATTTGTGGTAAAGGCAACGGATGGGGGTTTTCTGTCACTGAGTAGCCAGGCTACTGTCAGAGTGGTTGTCCTCGATGACAATGACAATCGTCCGATGATCTTGTACCCACTGCAGAATGGCAGCTTGCCCTGCAACGACCTGGTACCCAGGTCTGCAGAGGCAGGTTACCTGGTGACCAAAGTGGTGGCTGTTGATGGTGACTCCGGGCAGAATTCTTGGCTTTCATACCATCTCCTTAAAGCCACTGACCTTGGGTTATTTTCTGTTCAGAGACAAAATGGGGAAATACGTACACTGAGGCAGATATCTGAGAGAGACCCGATGATGCAGAAACTGATCATTCTTGTTCAGGATCATGGCCAACCCGCTCTCTCCACTACCGCCTCACTCAACATCCTGCTGGTAGATGGCTTTTCAGAGCCTTACTTACAGTTCCAGGATCCATCCAAGCATTCTAGAAAG